A stretch of Rhodoferax potami DNA encodes these proteins:
- a CDS encoding CaiB/BaiF CoA transferase family protein codes for MTTDTRSPSALPLAGIRVVEFTHMVMGPTCGMTLGDLGADVIKVEPLAGDSTRKLLGSGAGFYPLFNRNKKSIAVDLKSPQGREIVLKLIATADIVSENFKTETMQKLGLDYASLSKLDPRLIYVSHKGFLPGPYDHRTALDEVVQMMGGLAYMTGRPGDPLRAGSSVNDIMGGIFGAVGAMAALMQRQQTGKGQEVQSALFENNIFLVAQHMMQFAVTGKAAAPMPERISPWGIYDVFSVKGNEQIFLAVVGDGQWKTFCEAFGYADLFADPRVTTNNDRVLARSWLIPELRTRLAQFSRAELSQRFEQVGLPFAPITDPQHLFDDPHLQATGGLAPMELPDGRQTQVPLLPLTLGGERLGLRLDPPKLGEHTDALLQSLGYSAGEVAALHAHGVVL; via the coding sequence ATGACCACCGACACCCGTTCACCCTCAGCTCTCCCCCTCGCGGGCATCCGCGTCGTTGAATTCACCCACATGGTCATGGGGCCCACTTGCGGCATGACGCTGGGCGACTTGGGTGCAGATGTCATCAAGGTCGAGCCACTGGCGGGCGACAGCACCCGCAAGTTGCTGGGCAGCGGCGCCGGTTTTTACCCGCTGTTCAACCGCAACAAGAAAAGCATTGCGGTGGACCTCAAAAGCCCACAGGGCCGCGAGATCGTGCTCAAGCTGATTGCCACGGCCGACATCGTCAGCGAGAACTTCAAAACCGAGACCATGCAAAAGCTGGGCTTGGACTACGCGTCTTTGAGCAAGCTGGACCCGCGCCTGATCTACGTGAGCCACAAAGGCTTTCTGCCCGGCCCCTACGACCACCGCACGGCGCTGGACGAGGTGGTGCAGATGATGGGCGGCCTGGCCTACATGACCGGCCGCCCCGGCGACCCGCTGCGCGCAGGCTCCAGTGTGAACGACATCATGGGCGGTATCTTCGGTGCCGTGGGCGCCATGGCGGCACTCATGCAACGCCAGCAAACCGGCAAGGGCCAGGAGGTGCAAAGCGCCCTCTTTGAGAACAACATTTTCTTGGTGGCCCAGCACATGATGCAGTTTGCCGTGACCGGCAAGGCCGCCGCGCCTATGCCCGAGCGCATCTCGCCCTGGGGCATTTACGACGTGTTCAGCGTTAAAGGCAACGAGCAGATCTTTCTGGCCGTGGTGGGCGATGGGCAATGGAAAACCTTTTGCGAGGCCTTTGGCTACGCCGACCTGTTTGCCGACCCGCGCGTCACCACCAATAACGACCGTGTGCTGGCGCGCAGCTGGCTCATCCCCGAGTTGCGCACGCGCCTGGCGCAGTTCAGCCGCGCAGAGTTGTCACAGCGCTTTGAGCAAGTGGGCCTGCCCTTTGCTCCCATCACCGATCCGCAGCATTTGTTTGACGACCCGCACCTGCAAGCCACCGGCGGCCTGGCCCCCATGGAGCTGCCCGACGGTCGTCAGACGCAAGTGCCTTTGTTGCCCTTAACCCTAGGCGGTGAGCGCCTCGGCCTGCGGCTGGATCCGCCCAAGCTGGGTGAGCACACCGACGCGCTGCTGCAAAGTCTGGGGTACAGCGCGGGCGAAGTGGCGGCACTGCATGCGCATGGCGTAGTGCTATGA
- a CDS encoding LysR family transcriptional regulator: MDKLKQLESFVSVATRGSLTAAANAEGVAPAIMGRRLDALEERLGVKLLIRTTRRITLTHEGSAFLEDCQRIIADVTNAEASVSAGGVKAAGHLRITAPAGFGRRHVAPLVPKFRELHPDVTISLNLSDRVVDIAGEGFDCAVRVGDMPDSSLVSVRMADNRRLCVATPAYLKRHGTPKTPADLSRFHCLTLSSDASQTRGWAFKLPAVKGERADAGEVIYLKPAGPLDCSDGQVLHDWCLGGYGIAWRSTWEVENEIAAGRLVAVLEDYAAPPNGIYAVFPQRKHMPLRVRLWIDFIKERYSAPGYWNKA; encoded by the coding sequence ATGGACAAGCTCAAGCAACTCGAATCCTTCGTCTCTGTCGCTACCCGTGGCAGCCTGACCGCCGCCGCCAATGCCGAAGGCGTGGCCCCCGCCATCATGGGCCGTCGGCTTGACGCGCTGGAGGAGCGCCTGGGCGTGAAGTTGCTGATCCGCACCACCCGTCGCATCACGCTCACGCACGAGGGCAGTGCGTTTTTGGAAGACTGCCAGCGCATCATCGCGGACGTGACTAACGCCGAGGCCAGCGTGAGCGCCGGTGGCGTGAAGGCGGCGGGCCATTTGCGCATCACGGCGCCGGCGGGTTTCGGCCGTCGCCATGTCGCGCCGCTGGTGCCCAAGTTCCGCGAGTTGCACCCGGATGTGACGATCTCCCTCAACTTGAGTGACCGCGTGGTGGACATTGCCGGCGAGGGCTTTGACTGCGCAGTGCGTGTAGGCGACATGCCCGATTCGTCCCTCGTGAGCGTGCGCATGGCCGATAACCGCCGCCTGTGCGTGGCCACGCCGGCCTACCTCAAGCGCCACGGCACGCCCAAAACGCCAGCCGATTTGAGTCGCTTCCATTGCCTCACGTTGTCCAGCGACGCATCTCAAACCCGGGGCTGGGCTTTCAAGTTGCCTGCGGTCAAAGGCGAGCGTGCTGATGCGGGTGAGGTGATTTACCTAAAGCCCGCCGGCCCGCTGGACTGCAGCGATGGGCAGGTGTTGCACGACTGGTGCCTGGGTGGCTACGGCATCGCGTGGCGCAGCACTTGGGAGGTGGAAAACGAAATCGCCGCAGGCCGTTTGGTCGCGGTGCTGGAAGACTATGCCGCTCCGCCCAACGGCATTTACGCCGTCTTCCCCCAACGCAAACACATGCCCTTGCGAGTGCGCTTGTGGATCGATTTCATCAAGGAGCGTTACAGCGCGCCGGGATATTGGAACAAGGCTTGA
- a CDS encoding DUF1501 domain-containing protein codes for MQRRQFLHTALHTSAAAALSLPGVQLHAATGPTTGAPRFLMVFLRGGMDAASLLPPVSSSFYYEVRPDIAIAKPDADLTSALPLTADWGLHPALRDTLYPLYQQGELAFVPYSGTDNLSRSHFETQDSIELGQQNHSSTAYGSGFLNRLATQLQGRPAVTSPAPMAFTDQLPIALQGELRVPNTSLRNLSKPSVDTRQSRIIAAMYQGTALEGTVQSGFAVREQVMREMSAEMDAASRGAITAKGFELEARRIARLMREQYALGFVDVGGWDTHVAQGGATGYLANRLDELGQGLAAFSQEMGSAWRNTVVVVMSEFGRTFRQNGNRGTDHGHGSVMWVLGGAVRGKQVVGEQVQMSAATLFQNRDYAVLNEYRSVLGGIFKRQWGLSDSQLSNVFPGFKGARDWGLV; via the coding sequence ATGCAACGACGCCAATTTCTGCACACCGCGCTGCACACCAGTGCGGCAGCTGCCCTGAGCCTGCCCGGGGTGCAGCTGCACGCGGCCACAGGCCCGACCACCGGGGCACCCCGGTTTTTGATGGTGTTTTTGCGCGGCGGCATGGATGCGGCCAGCCTGCTCCCCCCGGTGAGCAGCAGCTTTTATTACGAGGTACGGCCTGACATCGCCATCGCCAAACCCGACGCCGACCTGACGAGCGCCCTGCCCCTCACCGCCGACTGGGGGCTGCACCCGGCTCTGCGGGACACCCTTTACCCGCTCTACCAACAAGGCGAACTCGCCTTTGTGCCGTACAGCGGCACCGATAACCTGTCGCGCAGCCACTTCGAAACGCAAGACAGCATCGAGCTAGGCCAGCAAAACCACAGCAGCACCGCCTATGGCTCGGGCTTTCTGAACCGGCTGGCCACCCAGCTCCAAGGGCGCCCCGCTGTTACCAGCCCCGCCCCCATGGCGTTTACCGACCAACTGCCGATTGCGCTGCAAGGCGAACTGCGCGTTCCGAACACCAGCTTGCGCAACCTAAGCAAGCCATCGGTGGACACGCGCCAGAGCCGCATCATTGCAGCCATGTATCAGGGCACTGCCCTGGAGGGCACGGTGCAAAGCGGCTTTGCGGTGCGTGAACAAGTGATGCGCGAAATGTCGGCCGAGATGGATGCCGCCAGCCGCGGCGCCATCACCGCCAAGGGCTTTGAGCTGGAAGCCCGCCGCATCGCCCGCCTGATGCGCGAGCAATACGCACTGGGTTTTGTAGATGTGGGCGGCTGGGACACCCACGTAGCCCAGGGCGGCGCAACCGGCTATCTGGCTAACCGACTCGATGAATTGGGCCAAGGCCTAGCCGCTTTTTCGCAAGAAATGGGCAGCGCATGGCGCAACACCGTGGTGGTGGTCATGAGCGAGTTCGGCCGCACCTTCCGCCAAAACGGCAACCGCGGCACGGATCACGGCCACGGCAGTGTGATGTGGGTGCTGGGCGGCGCGGTGCGCGGCAAGCAAGTGGTCGGCGAGCAGGTGCAGATGTCGGCGGCCACCCTGTTCCAGAACCGCGACTACGCGGTGTTGAATGAATACCGCAGCGTGTTGGGCGGCATATTTAAACGCCAGTGGGGCCTGAGCGACAGCCAGCTCAGCAACGTGTTCCCCGGGTTCAAGGGCGCACGCGACTGGGGTCTGGTCTAA
- a CDS encoding DUF1800 domain-containing protein, giving the protein MRSDTRLLRFAPLWGLCVALLFLSGCAPLPSGGVADGPAPTAQARYEWLNRITWGANTSTARVVEQQGSARWLQQQLQPQGASLPESAQATVSAMTISQTGLTDLVATMEKQRKDADALRDDVAKKAAQQAYQQELNRLAREAATRHVLRALYSPAQVQEQMTWFWLNHFNVHLSKHNLRAMLGDYEDSALRPHALGRFRDLLGAVSYHPAMLRYLDNDQNAAGRINENFARELMELHTLGVDGGYTQKDVQELARVLTGLGVNMNSSNPNLRKELNRLYVRKGIFEFNPQRHDTGPKALLGQAITGEGLAEIEQALDLLTRHPATARFVSRKLATFWLSDTPPQALVDRMAATWRATDGQIARVLETLFTAPEFTNARPTKFKDPMRYVLSSVRLAYDDKAVLNVGPVLNWINRMGQPLYGRQTPDGYPLVASAWDSTGQLTTRFEIAKAIGSGSAGLFKTDGPQATEKAAFPQLANALYYQAIQNGLSSATRAALDQANSPQEWNTFLLAAPESMRR; this is encoded by the coding sequence ATGCGCTCTGACACCCGACTCCTTCGCTTCGCGCCCCTGTGGGGCTTGTGTGTTGCCCTGCTCTTTCTAAGCGGCTGCGCACCCCTGCCATCGGGCGGTGTGGCCGACGGGCCGGCCCCCACGGCGCAGGCTCGTTATGAATGGCTGAACCGCATCACCTGGGGGGCCAACACCTCCACCGCGCGGGTAGTGGAACAACAGGGCAGCGCGCGCTGGCTGCAGCAGCAACTCCAGCCACAAGGCGCCAGCTTGCCCGAGAGCGCACAGGCCACCGTCAGCGCCATGACCATCAGCCAGACCGGCTTGACCGATCTGGTGGCCACGATGGAAAAGCAGCGCAAAGACGCCGATGCACTGCGGGACGACGTAGCCAAAAAAGCCGCCCAGCAGGCCTACCAGCAAGAGCTCAACCGCCTCGCCCGCGAAGCCGCCACCCGCCATGTGCTGCGAGCGCTCTACAGCCCGGCGCAGGTGCAAGAGCAAATGACATGGTTCTGGCTGAACCACTTCAATGTGCACCTCAGCAAGCACAACCTGCGGGCGATGCTGGGCGACTATGAAGACAGCGCCCTGCGGCCGCACGCCCTCGGGCGCTTCCGCGATCTGCTCGGCGCGGTGAGCTACCACCCGGCGATGCTGCGGTATCTGGACAACGACCAAAATGCCGCCGGCCGCATCAACGAAAACTTTGCCCGCGAGCTGATGGAGCTGCACACCCTGGGGGTGGATGGCGGCTACACCCAGAAAGACGTCCAAGAACTGGCCCGCGTGCTCACCGGGCTGGGCGTCAACATGAACAGCAGCAACCCCAACCTGCGCAAAGAGTTAAACCGCCTGTATGTGCGCAAGGGCATTTTTGAATTCAATCCCCAGCGGCATGACACCGGGCCCAAAGCCCTGCTGGGCCAAGCCATTACCGGCGAGGGTCTGGCCGAAATAGAGCAAGCGCTGGACCTGCTGACACGCCACCCGGCGACGGCCCGGTTCGTGAGCCGCAAGCTAGCGACCTTCTGGCTGTCTGACACCCCGCCCCAGGCCCTTGTGGACCGCATGGCTGCCACTTGGCGAGCGACCGATGGCCAGATCGCTCGTGTGCTGGAAACACTGTTCACCGCGCCGGAATTTACCAACGCCCGCCCCACCAAGTTCAAAGACCCGATGCGCTATGTGCTGTCCTCGGTACGACTGGCGTATGACGACAAAGCGGTGCTCAACGTTGGCCCGGTGTTGAACTGGATCAACCGCATGGGGCAGCCGCTCTACGGCCGCCAAACGCCTGACGGCTACCCCCTGGTCGCCAGCGCGTGGGACAGTACCGGCCAGCTCACCACCCGGTTTGAAATTGCCAAGGCCATTGGCTCCGGTAGCGCGGGCCTATTCAAAACCGACGGCCCGCAAGCGACCGAAAAAGCCGCATTCCCCCAGCTGGCCAATGCACTGTATTACCAGGCCATCCAAAACGGCCTGAGCAGCGCCACCCGCGCAGCGCTCGACCAGGCCAACTCGCCGCAGGAGTGGAACACCTTCCTGCTGGCCGCCCCGGAGTCCATGCGCCGCTAG
- the proC gene encoding pyrroline-5-carboxylate reductase has product MGKRIAFIGGGNMASAIIGGLLRQGFSVADIDVVEPWAEARSRLATDFGLQPQPEAGAFLASADLIVWAVKPQTFKEAAAAVSSHNRTALHLSVAAGITTDSIATWLGSERIIRTMPNTPALIGKGITALFGRPGVTQADKDWANEVIATTGATVWLTAEAQLDAVTALSGSGPAYMFYFMEAMTDAGVRMGLDRDQAYQLAVATFIGAGELARASAEAPESLRAKVTSKGGTTYAAITSMDESGIKDLFAQALFAAHHRAGELGAEFGKA; this is encoded by the coding sequence ATGGGCAAGCGCATTGCATTCATCGGCGGCGGCAATATGGCCAGCGCCATCATCGGCGGGCTGCTCCGCCAAGGGTTTTCGGTCGCAGATATTGATGTGGTGGAACCCTGGGCAGAGGCCCGCAGCCGGCTGGCAACCGATTTCGGCCTGCAGCCGCAGCCCGAAGCCGGCGCCTTTTTGGCCAGCGCAGACCTGATCGTCTGGGCGGTCAAACCCCAGACCTTTAAAGAGGCCGCCGCAGCAGTGAGCAGCCACAACCGCACAGCCCTCCACCTGAGTGTGGCAGCCGGCATCACCACTGACAGCATTGCCACCTGGCTGGGCAGCGAGCGCATCATCCGCACCATGCCTAATACACCGGCGCTGATCGGCAAAGGAATCACGGCTCTCTTTGGCCGCCCGGGTGTCACTCAGGCAGACAAAGACTGGGCTAACGAGGTAATCGCGACCACCGGCGCCACGGTCTGGCTCACGGCGGAAGCGCAGCTCGATGCGGTCACCGCCCTCAGCGGCTCCGGGCCGGCCTATATGTTTTATTTCATGGAAGCCATGACCGATGCGGGGGTCCGCATGGGGCTCGACAGGGACCAGGCGTACCAACTGGCCGTGGCCACCTTTATCGGCGCGGGCGAACTGGCACGCGCCTCCGCTGAAGCACCTGAGAGCCTGCGCGCAAAAGTCACCTCCAAAGGCGGCACCACCTATGCGGCGATCACCAGCATGGATGAGAGCGGCATCAAAGACCTGTTTGCCCAAGCCCTGTTTGCTGCGCACCACCGTGCCGGCGAGCTCGGTGCGGAGTTCGGCAAGGCCTAA
- the glpK gene encoding glycerol kinase GlpK — MTYILALDQGTSSSRSIVFDEAGQTVAMAQLELQQIYPQPGWVEHDAQEIWRIQLATAREALAKAGITAAQVKAIGITNQRETTVVWNRKTGIPIHHAIVWQDRRAEPTCADLRERGLADTIQTKTGLLVDAYFSGTKLKWILDNVPGARAQAAHGELAFGTIDSWLIWQLTEGRVHVTDVSNASRTMLFNVHTNLWDDDLLAALDIPASLMPAVQPSASLFGEVVPSLFGHAIPIGGVAGDQQSALFGQACFKAGMVKNTYGTGCFMLMHTGSTFQTSRNGLITTSAAQANTQPQYALEGSVFVGGAVVQWLRDGLHAIQGSGEVQSLAQSVPDSGGVIVVPAFTGLGAPYWKPDARGSITGLTRGSTLAHIARAALESIAFQSAALLQAMSRDAVSAGAAAVSELRVDGGACVNDLLMQFQADLLGIPVVRPAVTETTALGAAYLAGLTTGVYSNTDELTQLWKAERRFLPTLPPARAKELMERWEHAVRQTTL, encoded by the coding sequence ATGACCTACATCCTCGCGCTTGACCAAGGCACCTCCAGCTCCCGCAGCATCGTGTTTGACGAGGCGGGCCAAACCGTGGCGATGGCCCAGTTGGAGCTGCAACAAATCTACCCCCAGCCCGGCTGGGTCGAACACGACGCCCAAGAGATCTGGCGCATCCAGCTCGCCACAGCACGCGAAGCACTGGCCAAAGCCGGCATTACCGCCGCGCAGGTCAAGGCCATCGGGATTACCAACCAGCGCGAGACGACGGTTGTGTGGAATCGCAAAACAGGTATCCCCATCCACCATGCCATCGTCTGGCAGGACCGGCGGGCAGAACCCACCTGTGCCGACTTGCGCGAGCGCGGGCTGGCCGACACCATCCAAACCAAAACCGGGCTGCTGGTGGATGCCTATTTCTCAGGCACCAAGCTCAAGTGGATTCTGGACAACGTGCCCGGCGCACGCGCCCAAGCCGCCCACGGAGAGCTCGCCTTCGGCACCATCGACAGCTGGCTGATCTGGCAGCTGACCGAGGGCCGTGTCCATGTGACGGACGTGAGTAACGCCTCCCGCACCATGCTCTTCAATGTGCACACCAATCTGTGGGACGACGACTTGCTGGCAGCGCTCGACATTCCGGCCAGCCTGATGCCCGCGGTGCAACCCTCGGCCTCTTTGTTTGGGGAAGTCGTGCCCAGCCTCTTCGGCCATGCGATTCCGATCGGTGGCGTGGCGGGTGACCAGCAAAGTGCGCTGTTCGGCCAAGCCTGCTTCAAAGCCGGTATGGTCAAAAACACCTATGGCACCGGCTGCTTCATGCTCATGCACACCGGCAGCACCTTCCAGACCTCGCGCAACGGACTCATCACCACCAGTGCAGCCCAAGCCAACACCCAGCCCCAATACGCGCTCGAAGGCAGCGTGTTCGTAGGGGGAGCCGTGGTGCAGTGGCTACGTGACGGGCTGCATGCCATCCAGGGCAGCGGCGAAGTGCAAAGCCTGGCGCAAAGCGTGCCCGACTCAGGCGGCGTGATTGTGGTGCCCGCCTTCACCGGCCTGGGCGCACCGTATTGGAAGCCTGATGCACGGGGCTCGATTACAGGCCTTACCCGGGGCTCTACCCTTGCCCACATTGCGCGGGCTGCTCTCGAAAGCATAGCATTCCAAAGCGCGGCACTCTTGCAGGCCATGAGCCGCGATGCCGTCAGTGCGGGCGCTGCGGCAGTGTCAGAGCTGCGGGTGGATGGGGGCGCGTGTGTCAATGACTTGCTGATGCAATTCCAGGCAGACCTTTTGGGCATTCCGGTGGTGCGCCCTGCGGTGACCGAAACCACAGCCCTAGGGGCCGCCTACCTGGCCGGACTGACCACGGGTGTGTACAGCAATACCGACGAGCTGACCCAGCTGTGGAAGGCCGAGCGCCGCTTCCTCCCCACCCTGCCGCCCGCACGCGCCAAGGAGCTGATGGAGCGCTGGGAGCACGCTGTGCGCCAGACCACCCTCTAA
- a CDS encoding DeoR/GlpR family DNA-binding transcription regulator: MNPNPRQLTLLSVVQAKGTVAVDELADTLGVTLQTVRRDVQRLADEGLLARFHGGVRVPSSTTENLAHQQRESLNADGKQRIARQVAQAVPNDCSLILNIGTTTEAVARALLHHTGLRVITNNLNVASILSTNPRCEVIVVGGVVRGRDQGIVGEAAVDFIRQFKVDLALIGISGIESDGTLRDYDYREVKVAQTIISHAREVWLAADISKFNRPAMVEVATLSQIDRLFTDAQPPAPFPALLEEAQVRLDVAQA; encoded by the coding sequence ATGAATCCAAATCCCCGACAACTCACACTGCTCTCCGTCGTCCAGGCCAAAGGCACGGTGGCGGTCGATGAATTGGCAGACACGCTGGGCGTCACACTGCAAACCGTGCGCCGCGACGTACAGCGCCTGGCAGACGAAGGCTTGCTGGCCCGCTTTCATGGCGGCGTCCGGGTGCCGAGCTCCACGACCGAAAACCTGGCCCACCAACAGCGCGAAAGCCTCAACGCCGATGGCAAGCAGCGCATTGCCCGCCAAGTGGCGCAAGCCGTTCCCAACGACTGCTCCCTGATCCTGAACATCGGAACCACCACCGAGGCGGTGGCCCGCGCCCTGCTGCACCACACCGGCTTACGGGTCATTACCAACAACCTGAATGTGGCCAGCATCCTGAGCACCAATCCGCGCTGCGAAGTCATCGTGGTCGGTGGCGTGGTGCGCGGCCGGGACCAGGGCATCGTGGGCGAAGCCGCAGTGGATTTCATCCGCCAATTCAAGGTGGATTTGGCGCTGATTGGCATTTCCGGTATTGAGTCTGACGGCACCCTGCGGGACTACGACTACCGCGAGGTCAAGGTGGCACAAACCATCATCTCCCACGCCCGCGAGGTCTGGCTTGCTGCTGACATCAGCAAATTCAACCGCCCCGCCATGGTCGAAGTCGCCACGCTGTCGCAAATTGACCGACTGTTCACCGACGCACAGCCACCGGCACCGTTTCCTGCGTTACTCGAAGAAGCACAAGTACGACTCGACGTGGCTCAGGCCTGA